In Hyphomicrobiales bacterium 4NK60-0047b, a single genomic region encodes these proteins:
- the groL gene encoding chaperonin GroEL has protein sequence MSAKDVRFGADVREKMLRGVDVLANAVKVTLGPKGRNVIIDRSFGAPRTTKDGVSVAKEIELEDKFENMGAQMVREVASKTNDVAGDGTTTATVLAQSIVREGLKSVAAGMNPMDLKRGIDKAVLDVVAYLDKASKKVNSSEEIAQVGTISANGEAEIGTMIADAMQRVGNEGVITVEEAKSLESELDVVEGMQFDRGYLSPYFITNPEKMVCELDDPLILVHESKLSNLQAMLPVLEAVVQTSRPLLIIAEDIEGEALATLVVNKLRGGLKVSAVKAPGFGDRRKAMLQDIAVLTGAQLISDDLGIKLEAVTLEMLGSAKRVNITKDDTTMIDGIGNKKEIEARVNQIRAQVEETSSDYDREKLQERLAKLAGGVAVISVGGATEIEVKERKDRVDDALNATRAAVEAGIVPGGGTALLRAANKITVTGENDDQEAGINIVRRALQSPIRQISENAGVEGSIVVGKVLEKKTENFGYDAQADEYGNLVEKGIIDPAKVVITAIQDAASVAGLMITTEAGVADAPQEAGAGPAMPDMGGMGGMGGMGGMGGMM, from the coding sequence ATGTCTGCTAAAGATGTACGCTTTGGTGCTGATGTACGCGAAAAAATGCTTCGCGGTGTAGATGTACTAGCTAATGCAGTTAAAGTAACACTCGGCCCAAAAGGGCGTAACGTAATCATCGATCGTTCTTTTGGTGCTCCTCGCACAACAAAAGACGGCGTGAGCGTTGCAAAAGAAATCGAACTTGAAGATAAGTTTGAAAATATGGGCGCACAAATGGTGCGTGAAGTAGCTTCGAAAACTAATGATGTTGCTGGTGACGGCACAACAACAGCTACTGTTCTTGCTCAATCAATCGTTCGCGAAGGTTTGAAATCAGTTGCTGCTGGCATGAACCCAATGGACCTTAAGCGCGGCATCGATAAAGCTGTTCTTGATGTTGTTGCTTACCTTGATAAAGCTTCGAAGAAAGTAAACTCTTCTGAAGAAATCGCTCAAGTTGGCACGATCTCAGCTAACGGTGAAGCTGAAATCGGCACAATGATTGCTGATGCTATGCAACGTGTTGGTAATGAAGGTGTTATCACTGTTGAAGAAGCTAAATCACTTGAGAGCGAATTGGATGTTGTTGAAGGCATGCAATTTGACCGTGGTTACCTTTCTCCTTACTTCATCACAAACCCTGAGAAAATGGTTTGCGAACTTGACGACCCGCTAATCCTAGTGCACGAAAGCAAGCTTTCAAACCTGCAAGCTATGCTTCCTGTTCTTGAAGCTGTTGTTCAAACATCTCGCCCTCTTCTTATCATTGCTGAAGACATTGAAGGCGAAGCGCTTGCAACTTTGGTTGTTAACAAGCTACGTGGTGGCCTGAAAGTTTCTGCTGTGAAAGCTCCTGGTTTTGGTGATCGCCGTAAAGCAATGTTGCAAGACATCGCTGTTCTTACAGGTGCTCAACTGATCTCAGACGATCTTGGCATCAAGCTTGAAGCTGTGACACTTGAAATGCTTGGTAGCGCGAAACGCGTTAACATCACTAAAGATGACACAACAATGATTGATGGCATTGGCAACAAAAAAGAAATTGAAGCTCGTGTAAATCAAATTCGTGCACAAGTTGAAGAAACTTCTTCTGATTATGACCGCGAAAAACTTCAAGAGCGTCTAGCTAAACTTGCTGGTGGTGTTGCTGTTATTTCTGTTGGCGGTGCTACTGAAATCGAAGTGAAAGAACGCAAAGATCGCGTTGATGATGCATTGAACGCGACACGCGCTGCTGTTGAAGCTGGTATCGTACCAGGTGGTGGTACTGCTCTTCTACGTGCTGCTAACAAAATCACTGTTACTGGTGAAAATGACGACCAGGAAGCTGGCATCAACATTGTTCGCCGTGCGCTTCAATCTCCAATTCGCCAAATTTCAGAGAATGCTGGTGTTGAAGGTTCTATCGTAGTTGGTAAAGTTCTTGAGAAGAAAACTGAGAACTTTGGTTACGATGCTCAAGCTGATGAATATGGTAACCTTGTTGAAAAAGGTATCATTGACCCAGCTAAAGTGGTTATCACTGCTATTCAGGATGCGGCGTCTGTTGCTGGTCTTATGATCACAACTGAAGCTGGTGTTGCTGATGCTCCACAAGAAGCTGGTGCCGGACCTGCTATGCCTGATATGGGCGGCATGGGCGGCATGGGTGGAATGGGCGGCATGGGCGGCATGATGTAA
- the creD gene encoding cell envelope integrity protein CreD: protein MSTSTSGLGGFSKLVASPAFKFIVLGVLTLLLMIPLLLVYLIVDERQSYSRQAVSEVGRKWGREQAFHGPYMVIPMERLVEKTDRQGNKSSYREVKYAVLLPKTLNIKSNVSAKELQRGIYDVPVYNTKVTYDGKFDPADLDQYRRERFELRVNDAVFSVLVSDVRGIKKTTDVQIGTETSRFQAGVGVKGQRSSGVHIKLTSAQLNDGFSFQFNLPVNGTKHLLFEPSGAETKLDMTSNWPHPSFMGNFLPNERKISTTGFEANWQVPHLARGMGQAHTQTHINKLMSKNLFGVQFYQPVGFYDLVSRALKYAVAFISAVFLMVYIMEVYVGRPIHWIQYVFVGFSLLIFYLVLLGLAEHIGFEFAYGLAASATALLVGLYTSSTLRSKAKGLVLGLMILMIYGLLYLLLRVEDYALLIGSLAGFAMLSGVMYMTRNVDWSGYQSEEKNTS from the coding sequence ATGTCTACATCGACATCAGGGCTGGGAGGGTTTTCAAAACTCGTCGCTTCACCGGCTTTTAAGTTTATTGTACTTGGGGTGTTAACGCTTTTGCTAATGATCCCTTTATTGTTGGTTTATTTAATTGTTGATGAACGGCAAAGCTATTCTCGCCAAGCGGTGAGTGAAGTTGGTCGCAAGTGGGGGCGGGAACAAGCCTTTCATGGCCCTTATATGGTGATCCCGATGGAACGACTAGTTGAGAAGACTGATCGCCAGGGAAATAAAAGCTCATATCGCGAAGTCAAATATGCTGTCTTGCTACCTAAGACACTGAATATCAAATCTAATGTCTCTGCCAAGGAATTACAACGGGGCATTTATGATGTGCCAGTTTACAATACCAAGGTTACGTATGATGGGAAATTTGACCCGGCTGATCTTGACCAATATCGACGTGAGCGATTTGAGTTACGTGTGAACGATGCTGTCTTTAGCGTGTTAGTTTCGGATGTTCGAGGAATTAAGAAAACTACAGATGTGCAAATTGGCACTGAGACATCACGGTTTCAAGCTGGGGTTGGTGTTAAAGGTCAGCGGAGTAGCGGAGTTCATATTAAGCTAACTTCAGCGCAGTTGAATGATGGCTTTTCCTTTCAATTCAACTTGCCTGTTAATGGCACTAAGCATTTATTATTTGAGCCTTCGGGCGCTGAGACGAAACTCGATATGACATCGAACTGGCCGCATCCAAGTTTTATGGGTAATTTTCTCCCCAATGAGAGAAAAATTAGCACCACCGGGTTTGAAGCAAACTGGCAAGTACCACATCTGGCCAGGGGCATGGGGCAAGCCCATACACAAACTCATATTAATAAATTGATGTCTAAGAATTTGTTTGGTGTGCAGTTTTATCAGCCTGTTGGTTTTTATGACCTGGTCAGCCGTGCGCTTAAATATGCTGTTGCATTTATTTCTGCCGTATTTCTGATGGTCTACATAATGGAGGTTTATGTTGGGCGCCCTATTCACTGGATCCAATATGTGTTTGTTGGTTTTTCACTTCTAATCTTTTATCTGGTTCTTCTTGGCCTCGCCGAGCATATTGGGTTTGAGTTTGCTTATGGCTTGGCGGCTAGCGCAACTGCGCTCCTTGTTGGGCTTTATACCTCCAGCACGCTTCGCTCTAAAGCCAAGGGGCTAGTGCTTGGATTAATGATCCTGATGATTTATGGATTGTTATACCTCTTATTGCGGGTTGAGGATTATGCCTTGCTGATTGGCTCACTTGCCGGCTTTGCAATGCTCTCAGGGGTGATGTATATGACCCGCAATGTTGACTGGTCTGGTTATCAGTCTGAGGAGAAAAACACCTCATAG
- a CDS encoding ABC transporter substrate-binding protein: MLNKATGKAIARAEIKFTGLNRFLQGMFPVSRSLGICFLAVLLGSSQSYAETSPQLKISTWAGAYKISQEKAFFGPFSTKTGTKIAVSTHKKPLDLLKQWKESESQSHDLIDLSSFEAEQACDAGYLLSLNEEEIAKGANGERIEKDFMSNSLIDCAVPSVAWSALMVVKNGAFKKKKPRSWADFFNLKRFPGKRSMKKSARYSLETALLAGGVKAEDLYYNLGTIAGQKRAFKKLTSLKDNIVWWETSNDAINNLKMSDTVMGLAFNGRLFNSIIGDGLDVTLIWQGQLYDLDYWAIPSNAKNRPGALAFINFATAPKQLAEQSKWMPYGPMRVSSLKFIGKHNIANIHMAPYLPTTKAHFQRAIKFNEGFWESSKGKELEDRFKAWLDGSLSWPEQGEKQAK, from the coding sequence ATGTTGAACAAAGCCACAGGCAAAGCTATAGCTAGGGCCGAAATTAAGTTCACAGGCTTAAATCGTTTTTTACAGGGGATGTTTCCAGTTTCTAGATCCCTTGGTATTTGTTTTTTAGCTGTTCTTTTGGGATCTTCTCAATCATATGCCGAGACATCCCCCCAATTAAAAATTTCTACATGGGCTGGTGCGTATAAAATTTCTCAAGAAAAAGCTTTTTTTGGACCGTTTAGTACAAAAACAGGAACAAAAATTGCTGTCTCGACCCATAAAAAGCCTTTAGACCTTCTTAAGCAGTGGAAAGAAAGTGAAAGTCAAAGTCATGACTTAATTGACCTTTCATCATTTGAAGCCGAACAAGCTTGCGATGCTGGTTATCTTCTTTCACTAAATGAAGAAGAAATTGCCAAGGGTGCAAACGGCGAGAGAATTGAAAAAGACTTTATGTCAAACAGCTTGATAGATTGTGCTGTGCCTTCTGTTGCCTGGTCAGCTTTGATGGTTGTTAAGAATGGAGCCTTTAAAAAGAAGAAACCTCGTAGCTGGGCTGACTTTTTTAATCTTAAAAGATTTCCAGGTAAACGCAGCATGAAAAAATCAGCCCGCTATAGCCTTGAGACGGCTTTATTGGCTGGTGGTGTTAAAGCTGAAGACCTTTATTATAATCTGGGCACTATTGCTGGCCAAAAACGAGCCTTTAAAAAACTGACTTCTCTAAAAGATAATATTGTTTGGTGGGAGACAAGTAATGATGCCATCAACAATCTAAAAATGTCAGATACAGTTATGGGGCTAGCTTTTAATGGTCGATTGTTTAATTCGATTATTGGTGATGGACTTGACGTTACATTAATTTGGCAAGGACAGCTTTATGACCTTGATTATTGGGCTATCCCAAGTAACGCAAAAAATAGACCTGGTGCTCTTGCCTTTATTAACTTCGCAACAGCTCCAAAACAACTTGCTGAACAAAGCAAGTGGATGCCTTATGGGCCAATGCGTGTTTCATCCCTTAAATTTATTGGTAAACATAATATTGCGAATATTCACATGGCACCCTATCTACCGACAACTAAAGCTCACTTCCAAAGAGCCATTAAATTCAATGAGGGCTTTTGGGAATCTTCTAAAGGAAAAGAATTGGAAGACCGCTTTAAAGCATGGCTTGACGGATCTCTTTCCTGGCCTGAGCAAGGAGAAAAACAAGCCAAATAA
- a CDS encoding accessory factor UbiK family protein, with product MSQMRNQFFDELAKIMTNAAGAAQGVSQEVEQLFRSQGEKMLNDMDLVKREEFEAVKEMAAKARDENDKLQDRIKALEEQLKSKD from the coding sequence ATGTCACAAATGAGAAATCAATTTTTCGATGAGCTAGCAAAAATAATGACCAACGCAGCCGGTGCTGCTCAAGGCGTGAGTCAAGAAGTTGAACAGTTATTCCGCTCTCAAGGTGAAAAAATGCTAAACGACATGGACCTTGTAAAGCGAGAAGAATTTGAAGCCGTAAAAGAAATGGCCGCAAAAGCAAGAGACGAAAATGACAAACTCCAAGACCGCATCAAAGCGTTAGAAGAGCAGTTGAAGTCGAAAGACTAG
- a CDS encoding iron ABC transporter permease, translated as MTTNNTKPAMDTKTSSFALDTNIKPAKRPSSWGWVLLVLPIIVLVLLPLLSIVIMSFNPSENIWPHLISTILPRSIRDTFILMSGVGLLSLVIGTGTAWLVTMYQFRGRRFFEWALLLPLAMPTYMMAYCAVDLLEYSGPVQTGLRSLFGFQDSRDYWFPNIASMPGAIIVLSLVLYPYVYLAARASFMQQSVCALEVARTLGRTPMGAFWNVGLPLARPALIAGLVLALMECLNDYGAVAYFGIETLTASVYSTWQERSNLGGAAQIATLMLLIIIVLLYVERRARSEQKYFQTTGYNRDLPVVHLHGLQEVFALIACALPFILGFALPFYILLSASFRFIDFVWTTEFWRAAGNSVLLASLTAVIAVSVALIITYGKRVTAHPILKPIGALAGTGYAIPGAILAIGILIPLAAFDNMFDSFMRGTFGISTGLLLSGSLFALLFAYLVRFLAISLGTIEAGFHKISPNLDGAARTLGQNSLGGFRLVLLPIMRPSVAAAALLVFVDTMKELPATLLLRPFNFDSLATLVFEFASREEFEEAGLAGLTIVAFGLIPLLLLNKTVSTGRSEQSKD; from the coding sequence ATGACAACCAATAATACAAAGCCAGCAATGGACACTAAAACTTCTAGTTTTGCACTGGACACTAATATTAAACCTGCAAAACGTCCTTCTAGCTGGGGATGGGTTTTATTGGTCTTGCCTATCATTGTACTTGTTCTGTTGCCGCTGTTATCTATTGTCATTATGAGTTTTAACCCCAGTGAAAATATCTGGCCGCATCTCATCTCGACAATTCTACCACGTTCTATACGCGATACGTTTATATTAATGAGCGGCGTTGGGCTTTTAAGCTTGGTTATTGGAACTGGTACTGCTTGGCTTGTGACGATGTATCAATTTCGGGGGCGCCGTTTTTTTGAGTGGGCCCTTTTACTACCTCTAGCGATGCCGACCTATATGATGGCTTATTGCGCCGTGGATTTGCTCGAATATTCGGGGCCAGTACAAACTGGCCTTCGCTCACTATTTGGGTTTCAAGATTCAAGAGATTACTGGTTCCCGAATATTGCTTCGATGCCAGGTGCGATCATTGTTCTCTCCCTGGTGCTTTACCCATATGTTTACCTGGCAGCTCGCGCTAGTTTTATGCAACAATCGGTTTGTGCTCTTGAAGTTGCCCGGACGCTTGGTCGCACGCCTATGGGGGCTTTTTGGAATGTTGGTCTTCCTTTAGCCCGGCCAGCTTTGATTGCTGGTTTGGTACTAGCTTTGATGGAATGTTTGAACGATTATGGCGCTGTTGCTTATTTTGGGATCGAGACCTTGACTGCAAGTGTTTACAGTACCTGGCAAGAACGCTCCAACCTTGGCGGTGCAGCGCAAATAGCGACCCTTATGTTACTTATCATTATTGTTCTTCTTTATGTTGAGCGCCGCGCGAGATCTGAACAAAAATATTTTCAAACAACGGGATATAATCGTGACCTACCTGTTGTTCATTTACATGGCTTGCAGGAAGTTTTCGCGCTCATTGCCTGCGCGCTTCCCTTTATTCTTGGCTTTGCTCTTCCTTTTTATATTCTTTTAAGCGCCTCTTTCCGCTTTATTGATTTTGTTTGGACCACGGAATTCTGGAGAGCAGCGGGGAATTCTGTTTTGCTTGCAAGTTTAACCGCGGTGATTGCTGTTAGCGTTGCTCTTATTATTACATATGGAAAACGTGTTACTGCTCACCCGATTTTGAAACCAATTGGAGCCCTTGCTGGAACTGGCTATGCTATTCCCGGTGCTATTTTGGCAATAGGGATTCTTATTCCGCTAGCTGCATTTGATAATATGTTTGATAGTTTTATGCGCGGCACTTTTGGCATTTCTACCGGATTACTTTTATCTGGCAGTTTATTTGCTTTACTCTTTGCCTATTTGGTTCGGTTTCTTGCTATTTCTCTTGGAACGATTGAAGCCGGATTTCATAAGATTTCTCCTAATCTTGATGGGGCAGCCCGAACCCTTGGGCAGAATAGTCTGGGTGGGTTTCGTTTGGTTTTATTACCAATCATGCGGCCTTCAGTTGCCGCGGCTGCTCTACTTGTTTTTGTTGATACAATGAAAGAGCTACCTGCAACATTATTATTGCGGCCCTTTAATTTTGATAGCTTAGCGACACTGGTTTTTGAATTTGCAAGTCGTGAAGAATTTGAAGAAGCAGGCCTTGCTGGTCTTACCATTGTAGCGTTTGGTTTAATCCCGTTATTATTGTTAAATAAAACTGTTTCAACTGGTCGCTCTGAGCAAAGTAAAGATTAG
- a CDS encoding PaaI family thioesterase has protein sequence MAEILMNRQELYSYLLDVFPELFPEDHSPYDVVSINQNEAVLAFQANETHLRPGGTVSGPALMTLADLAMYVVTLAHIGPVALAVTTNLNINFMRKPSAGRLLGTARLLKLGRSLAVGDVTIASELEPDRIVAHASLTYSIPPQK, from the coding sequence ATGGCTGAGATTTTGATGAATCGTCAGGAATTATATTCTTATTTACTTGATGTGTTTCCTGAACTTTTTCCGGAAGATCACAGTCCTTATGATGTTGTCTCTATTAACCAGAATGAAGCCGTTCTTGCCTTTCAAGCTAATGAAACACACCTTCGCCCTGGTGGCACTGTTTCTGGTCCAGCGCTTATGACACTGGCCGATTTGGCGATGTATGTTGTGACTTTAGCTCATATTGGCCCTGTAGCATTAGCTGTGACAACAAATTTAAATATTAACTTTATGAGAAAGCCCTCTGCTGGTCGGTTACTTGGGACGGCACGTTTGTTAAAGCTTGGTCGCTCGTTAGCTGTTGGGGATGTAACGATCGCCTCTGAACTAGAGCCAGACAGGATTGTGGCTCATGCCAGCCTGACCTATTCGATCCCGCCACAAAAGTAA
- a CDS encoding hypothetical protein (frameshifted, insertion/deletion at around 52178;~possible pseudo due to internal stop codon), with product MGLTLTHRPHKDYRGRLGGQQLIVIDSPIRHEFDFTPSASLFVNFNEAVDLDRVIEELVVGGEVKMPLGNYGFSPRFGWLTDRFGMSWQRNLPAVQ from the coding sequence ATGGGCCTAACGTTGACACACCGGCCTCATAAAGATTACAGAGGTCGACTTGGTGGCCAACAGCTAATCGTTATCGACAGTCCGATCCGCCATGAGTTTGATTTCACTCCCTCGGCATCTTTATTTGTCAATTTTAACGAAGCCGTGGATTTGGATCGTGTGATCGAAGAGCTCGTAGTTGGAGGCGAAGTCAAGATGCCTTTAGGCAACTACGGCTTCAGCCCGCGCTTTGGATGGTTGACCGATCGTTTTGGCATGTCGTGGCAGCGTAATCTTCCGGCGGTTCAATGA
- a CDS encoding LysR family transcriptional regulator, whose product MSVRIQRLEDELGFLLFHRSATGVSLTKEGKLFLPQAMHSQNQMDHLVEEAQLIRRGDVGRLRIAYTPLSFFTHVPELIQKFSSSHPDVEIILEERLSEDIEEALSLDYIDAGFVHGPITKAGLAFYQLQSDEFLAAIPQSNPLNQLDVIPFKKLSEENLILVSESTGPYLFQEIIATCRRHKFTPKIRQQVATSIGVLGLVAAGYGVGFVISSLQDYTFPGLVFRPLKNGFAPLTTGLAIRETEDNPILKNLFQFASREFQLQGDL is encoded by the coding sequence TTGAGCGTGCGTATTCAACGGCTAGAAGATGAGTTGGGTTTCTTGCTGTTTCATCGCTCTGCTACGGGGGTGAGCCTCACCAAAGAAGGGAAGCTTTTTCTCCCGCAAGCGATGCATAGTCAAAATCAGATGGATCATCTTGTTGAGGAGGCTCAACTAATTCGCCGTGGTGATGTGGGGCGTTTGCGCATTGCTTATACGCCTCTTTCATTTTTCACTCACGTACCAGAACTGATCCAAAAATTTAGTTCGTCTCACCCTGACGTAGAAATCATTTTAGAAGAGCGCTTATCTGAAGATATTGAAGAGGCTCTATCTCTTGACTACATTGATGCTGGTTTTGTTCATGGCCCAATCACCAAGGCTGGATTGGCCTTTTATCAATTACAATCTGATGAGTTTCTCGCGGCCATTCCACAAAGCAACCCTCTTAATCAGTTAGATGTAATTCCTTTTAAAAAATTATCTGAGGAGAATTTAATTTTAGTGAGCGAAAGCACTGGCCCCTATTTATTTCAAGAAATTATTGCCACTTGCCGTCGTCATAAATTTACCCCTAAAATTCGCCAACAAGTTGCGACATCAATTGGTGTATTGGGATTAGTCGCGGCAGGTTATGGAGTTGGCTTTGTAATTTCTTCACTGCAAGATTATACATTCCCTGGGCTGGTTTTTCGCCCATTGAAAAATGGCTTTGCTCCTCTTACAACTGGGTTAGCAATTCGTGAAACTGAAGATAACCCAATCTTAAAAAACCTTTTTCAATTTGCGTCCCGTGAATTTCAATTGCAAGGAGACCTTTAA
- a CDS encoding lactonase family protein, whose translation MKIYRNAFVSVVALTSVAATNTSLQASEFNGKAILAISDGAMLASGYIDGKLGTRKPDRLTIVSPKDKKVISSLSVSNSVGTWPNIMAISPDGKFAVVTEPWGQPTKEAKEFKEIPKGKSLSLIDLSDLTNPKLIQTIESPFAPSAVDFHPGGNLIAVTFPFKNQIGLYPFENGKLGKLTTVAVDENISGKKLPLEFKWHPSGKFAAITLAASNRVVFYAYENKNLKQWGDPMVTAPLPGKGQWTKDGKHFMITTITATGDLKQNNYRHNTSLFAVFQFDQDDKPNSPKRRANDRKTTYKSLPIQHSRASQVPNGMGYVENFAISPDGKWVVGLNMVASWLPKSYTGRTTYSELTLFAFDQENGTLTPHSTTKLDSIFLPQGIVFDKDGSHMAVTSFQHDKKQGGSLNFYKFSPTKKLPFEKEGAAIPLPRGAHFLGKIN comes from the coding sequence ATGAAAATTTATAGAAATGCGTTTGTCTCTGTTGTGGCGCTCACATCAGTTGCAGCTACAAACACGTCACTTCAAGCATCAGAGTTTAATGGAAAAGCCATCCTGGCTATTTCAGATGGCGCTATGCTGGCAAGCGGCTATATTGATGGAAAACTAGGGACAAGAAAACCGGACCGTTTAACGATCGTTTCTCCAAAAGATAAGAAAGTTATAAGTTCACTCAGCGTTTCCAATTCTGTTGGAACTTGGCCAAATATTATGGCCATATCGCCAGATGGGAAATTCGCTGTTGTCACGGAGCCATGGGGCCAACCGACAAAAGAAGCCAAAGAGTTTAAAGAAATTCCAAAGGGAAAATCCTTAAGTCTGATTGATCTTTCAGATCTGACAAATCCAAAACTTATCCAAACTATAGAAAGCCCATTCGCTCCATCAGCTGTTGATTTTCACCCCGGTGGTAATCTAATCGCAGTGACATTCCCTTTTAAAAATCAAATAGGTTTATATCCTTTTGAAAATGGAAAATTAGGCAAACTCACTACTGTAGCTGTTGATGAAAACATTAGCGGGAAAAAACTTCCCCTTGAGTTTAAGTGGCATCCTTCAGGAAAATTTGCAGCGATCACCCTAGCGGCTTCAAACAGAGTTGTTTTTTACGCTTATGAAAATAAGAACCTCAAGCAATGGGGAGATCCAATGGTCACCGCACCATTGCCAGGCAAAGGACAATGGACCAAAGATGGCAAGCATTTCATGATTACAACCATCACAGCGACAGGAGATTTAAAACAAAACAACTATAGGCATAACACAAGCCTCTTTGCAGTTTTCCAGTTTGACCAAGACGACAAGCCAAACTCACCAAAGCGCCGCGCTAATGACAGAAAAACAACCTATAAGAGTTTGCCCATTCAACATTCAAGAGCGTCACAAGTGCCCAACGGAATGGGGTATGTCGAAAATTTTGCCATCTCACCAGATGGCAAATGGGTGGTGGGGCTCAACATGGTCGCCAGTTGGTTGCCCAAATCCTATACGGGGCGAACAACTTATAGTGAGCTAACTCTTTTTGCATTCGATCAAGAAAACGGCACATTAACTCCGCACTCAACAACCAAGTTAGATAGTATTTTTCTCCCCCAAGGTATCGTGTTTGATAAAGACGGTTCGCATATGGCAGTGACATCTTTTCAGCATGATAAAAAGCAAGGTGGAAGTTTGAATTTTTACAAATTCTCACCCACCAAAAAGCTGCCATTTGAAAAAGAGGGAGCAGCCATACCCTTGCCAAGAGGCGCACATTTCTTGGGTAAAATCAATTAA
- a CDS encoding glutathione S-transferase N-terminal domain-containing protein → MIDLYSWSTPNGWKVSAALEELELPYTVHEIDINTGIQKEPDFLKLNPNGRIPAIVDRDADNLTIFESGAILVYLAEKTGRLMPTDVRGRFEVMQWLMFQMGGVGPMQGQAHVFYRYFPEKIPAAIERYQKETKRLYTVLNDRLADVEYLAGDYSIADIANWAWVRKYEWAGVPIDDLPHLTRWLTALEARPQLQKGCRVPFETAFDKNEDTTEVVKGIQGIVT, encoded by the coding sequence ATGATTGATTTATATAGCTGGAGCACCCCCAATGGCTGGAAAGTTTCGGCAGCACTTGAAGAGCTTGAACTGCCTTACACAGTTCATGAAATTGATATTAATACAGGCATACAAAAAGAGCCTGATTTTTTGAAGCTTAATCCAAATGGCCGTATTCCTGCGATTGTTGACCGCGATGCCGATAATCTCACTATTTTTGAATCTGGTGCTATTTTGGTTTATTTAGCTGAGAAAACTGGCCGCTTGATGCCAACTGACGTTAGGGGCAGATTTGAAGTGATGCAATGGCTTATGTTTCAAATGGGCGGTGTTGGTCCAATGCAGGGCCAAGCACATGTATTTTACAGATATTTCCCTGAGAAAATACCAGCTGCTATTGAGCGTTATCAAAAGGAGACGAAGCGACTTTACACTGTGTTAAACGATCGTCTTGCGGACGTTGAGTATTTGGCTGGTGACTATTCCATTGCTGATATTGCGAATTGGGCTTGGGTTCGTAAATATGAATGGGCGGGTGTTCCGATTGATGATTTACCTCATTTGACCAGGTGGCTAACTGCCCTTGAAGCACGGCCTCAGCTACAAAAGGGGTGCCGTGTACCTTTTGAAACCGCTTTTGACAAAAATGAAGATACGACTGAAGTCGTCAAGGGCATTCAGGGAATTGTGACGTAA
- the groES gene encoding co-chaperone GroES, which yields MKFRPLHDRVVVKRLEEDQKTAGGIIIPDSAQEKPQTGEVLAVGNGTKSENGDVTPLDVKAGDTVLFGKWSGTEVKIDGDDLLIMKESDIMGVLA from the coding sequence ATGAAATTTCGTCCGCTTCATGACCGTGTGGTGGTTAAGCGTCTTGAAGAAGACCAAAAAACCGCTGGCGGCATCATCATCCCTGACAGTGCACAAGAAAAACCTCAAACAGGTGAAGTCTTGGCTGTTGGTAACGGCACTAAGTCTGAAAATGGCGACGTTACGCCGCTTGACGTTAAAGCTGGAGACACAGTTCTTTTCGGTAAATGGTCAGGCACAGAAGTTAAGATCGATGGCGATGACCTATTGATCATGAAAGAATCTGACATCATGGGCGTATTGGCTTAA